In Acidobacteriota bacterium, one genomic interval encodes:
- a CDS encoding carbohydrate kinase, whose translation MRLVVVGSSILDVAARPTSRVEGDTSNEGEVRLGAGGAGRNVAENLARLGCRVTLVTDLADDFAGRFLLENIRGLGIEVRLSARARTGVYLALLKPDGALDRGFCGTGTEAISPFAVLGALPDLQDFHGAVIDANLSETAVAALAERCRRLKVPYAVESVAHERARRALPAIPGCVLIKPDRAEARTLTGLPCDTPAEAAACARRLRSMGAGTAIVSLGADGFHVEHPEFSSHIPALPARVVDVTGAGDALFAVAFAAILKGLPPRLAAEAGRRAAALTVACPTAVSPAITPELLDPAGLNPTTDGGRP comes from the coding sequence ATGAGGCTCGTCGTCGTCGGCAGCTCCATCCTGGACGTGGCCGCCCGGCCCACCTCGCGGGTGGAGGGAGACACGTCCAACGAGGGCGAGGTCAGGCTCGGAGCCGGCGGGGCGGGGCGCAACGTGGCCGAGAACCTGGCGCGTCTCGGCTGCCGGGTCACCCTGGTGACGGATCTGGCCGACGACTTCGCCGGCCGTTTCCTCCTGGAGAACATCCGCGGGCTGGGCATCGAGGTGCGGTTGTCGGCGCGGGCGCGCACCGGTGTATACCTGGCGCTCCTCAAGCCCGATGGCGCCCTGGACCGGGGTTTCTGCGGCACCGGCACGGAGGCCATCTCGCCGTTCGCGGTGCTCGGCGCGCTGCCCGACCTGCAGGATTTTCATGGCGCGGTCATCGACGCCAACCTGTCGGAGACCGCCGTCGCGGCGCTGGCGGAGCGGTGCCGCCGTCTGAAGGTGCCCTACGCGGTGGAGTCGGTAGCCCACGAGCGCGCCCGCCGGGCGCTGCCGGCCATCCCGGGCTGCGTCCTCATCAAGCCGGACCGCGCCGAGGCGCGCACGCTCACCGGCTTGCCCTGCGACACCCCGGCGGAGGCGGCCGCCTGCGCCCGGCGGCTCCGGTCCATGGGCGCCGGCACGGCCATTGTCAGCCTGGGAGCGGACGGCTTCCACGTGGAGCACCCGGAGTTTTCCAGCCATATCCCCGCGCTCCCCGCCCGGGTGGTCGACGTCACCGGCGCCGGGGACGCGCTGTTCGCCGTCGCCTTCGCGGCGATCCTGAAGGGTCTGCCGCCGCGGCTGGCGGCGGAGGCGGGGCGCCGCGCCGCCGCGCTCACCGTGGCCTGCCCCACCGCCGTGAGCCCCGCCATCACGCCGGAGCTGCTGGATCCGGCCGGATTGAATCCGACGACGGACGGAGGGCGCCCGTGA
- a CDS encoding BtpA/SgcQ family protein, whose product MHPALAFMNRPGRILAMIHVGALPGTPQYAGSLAAILERAATEAAVYRDAGVDALLVENMHDVPYLNRAVGPEITAAMTVAAQAAARTGGLPTGVQILAGANREALAAALAAGCAFIRAEGFVFGHIADEGYIDACAGELLRYRRAIGAEAVAVLADVKKKHSSHAVTADVDIVETARAAEFFAADGVVVTGVATARETDPGELAAVRGAVGVPVLVGSGVTEANMDRYLLHAHGLIIGSHFKAGGRWDRPVDVDRVCRFMDRVRALRERGR is encoded by the coding sequence ATGCATCCTGCGCTTGCCTTCATGAACAGGCCGGGGCGGATCCTGGCCATGATCCACGTCGGGGCCCTGCCCGGCACGCCGCAGTACGCCGGAAGTTTGGCGGCGATCCTCGAGCGGGCCGCGACCGAGGCGGCCGTCTACCGCGACGCGGGCGTGGACGCGCTGCTCGTGGAGAACATGCACGACGTCCCCTACCTGAACCGCGCCGTGGGCCCGGAGATCACCGCCGCCATGACGGTGGCGGCCCAGGCGGCGGCCCGCACCGGCGGGCTGCCCACGGGCGTGCAGATCCTGGCCGGGGCGAACCGGGAGGCGCTGGCGGCCGCGCTGGCCGCGGGGTGCGCCTTCATCCGGGCCGAGGGCTTCGTGTTCGGCCACATCGCCGACGAGGGCTACATCGATGCCTGCGCCGGCGAGCTGCTCCGCTACCGCCGCGCCATCGGTGCCGAGGCGGTGGCCGTCCTGGCGGACGTGAAGAAGAAGCACAGCTCCCACGCCGTGACCGCCGACGTCGACATCGTGGAGACCGCCCGCGCGGCGGAATTCTTCGCCGCCGACGGCGTCGTCGTCACCGGCGTGGCCACCGCCCGGGAGACGGACCCGGGGGAGCTGGCCGCCGTGCGCGGTGCGGTGGGCGTCCCCGTCCTGGTTGGATCGGGCGTGACGGAGGCCAACATGGACCGGTATCTCCTCCACGCCCACGGGCTCATCATCGGTTCGCACTTCAAGGCGGGCGGTCGCTGGGACCGGCCCGTGGATGTCGACCGGGTCTGCCGGTTCATGGACCGGGTGCGCGCGTTGCGGGAGCGTGGCCGATGA
- a CDS encoding M23 family metallopeptidase, which yields MDTHSVGSHRHAACRFSCRTLLAVFGLLLGVGMLPGAEPVPIPPPVPLALTVPAPPLPVTWRGDDLLAYELHISDFRTLGLELLQVDIFSDDTDGKRLASFKGDGLAKCLRLPDRISPDYTVFIWITLKTLHAVPAALYHRVTFRYVDSDERLIREGARTVIDPDRHRPVLSPPLRGSGWFVGNGPQNQDHHHRWSLMTYNGNPYIAQRFGIDWVQIGPDGWAYRTDGKTNEDWYGYGNDLLAVADGIVVDAKDGIPDNLPNQPPVVTINSQTAGGNFVLLDIGDGYFAFYAHLIPGSKTVQIGDRVARGQVLGKLGNTGASTGPHLHFHLYTGRDPLFSEGVPYAFTRYLLLGSAVIDQQWHPSGSPVLRVEEMPADMQVLEFLDDGVLDID from the coding sequence GTGGACACGCACTCAGTCGGATCACACAGGCACGCGGCATGCCGTTTCAGTTGCCGCACGCTGCTCGCGGTGTTCGGACTGCTGCTCGGTGTCGGGATGCTGCCGGGCGCGGAGCCGGTTCCGATCCCGCCGCCCGTCCCGCTCGCGCTGACGGTGCCCGCCCCGCCGTTGCCGGTCACCTGGCGGGGAGACGACCTGCTGGCTTACGAGCTGCACATCAGCGATTTCCGGACGCTGGGGCTGGAGCTGCTTCAGGTGGACATTTTCAGCGATGACACCGACGGCAAGCGGCTGGCATCCTTCAAAGGCGACGGTCTGGCCAAATGTCTCCGCCTGCCGGACAGGATCTCGCCCGACTACACGGTGTTCATCTGGATCACCCTGAAAACACTCCACGCGGTGCCTGCGGCGCTGTATCATCGCGTCACCTTCCGGTACGTGGATTCCGACGAGCGCCTGATCCGGGAGGGCGCCCGCACGGTGATCGACCCGGATCGGCATCGCCCGGTGCTGTCACCGCCCCTGCGCGGCAGCGGCTGGTTTGTCGGCAACGGACCCCAGAACCAGGACCACCACCACCGCTGGTCGCTGATGACGTACAACGGCAATCCGTACATCGCCCAGCGGTTCGGCATCGATTGGGTCCAGATCGGCCCCGACGGCTGGGCGTACCGCACCGACGGCAAGACCAACGAGGACTGGTACGGCTATGGGAACGATCTGCTGGCGGTCGCCGACGGGATCGTGGTGGATGCCAAGGACGGCATACCCGACAACCTGCCCAACCAACCCCCGGTGGTCACCATCAACAGCCAGACCGCCGGCGGCAACTTCGTCCTCCTTGACATCGGCGACGGGTACTTCGCGTTCTACGCGCACCTGATCCCCGGCTCGAAGACGGTGCAGATCGGCGACCGCGTGGCGCGGGGGCAGGTCCTGGGCAAGCTGGGCAACACCGGCGCGTCCACGGGGCCTCATCTGCACTTCCACCTCTACACGGGTCGGGATCCGCTGTTTTCAGAGGGTGTCCCCTACGCGTTCACCCGGTACCTGCTCCTGGGATCGGCGGTGATCGACCAGCAGTGGCACCCCTCGGGTTCGCCGGTGCTGCGGGTGGAGGAGATGCCCGCCGACATGCAGGTGCTCGAATTCCTCGACGACGGCGTGCTGGATATCGATTGA
- a CDS encoding OmpA family protein: protein MKPLSTVWMGALMLLVLAGAAAGQQNDAQGCKDHPLFTRMPGYWIHSCVERQFDAFDFIVGPNKKVSHVEGQFWKINYYPQHSLNPKPSELQIQRNFQNAVQKQGGKVVWTEKGRDTYLLVKDGVEVWVNLGAEFTGKYFLTIVQKQAMVQDIVADAAALAQGLAADGHMAVEGIYFDTGKAVIKPESAQAIGEIAGLLKSDPALKVFVVGHTDNVSTVEVNLKLSQDRAQAVLQALVSQHGIDPARLRAHGCGPFAPVATNATEAGRAKNRRVELVKQN, encoded by the coding sequence ATGAAGCCACTGTCAACCGTCTGGATGGGCGCGCTGATGCTGTTGGTGCTTGCCGGCGCCGCCGCGGGCCAGCAGAACGACGCCCAGGGATGCAAGGACCACCCGCTGTTCACGCGGATGCCCGGCTACTGGATCCACAGTTGCGTCGAACGGCAGTTCGACGCGTTCGACTTCATTGTGGGCCCGAACAAGAAGGTCAGCCATGTGGAAGGCCAGTTCTGGAAAATCAACTACTACCCCCAGCACAGCCTCAATCCGAAACCCAGCGAGCTCCAGATCCAGCGCAACTTCCAGAACGCGGTTCAGAAGCAGGGCGGCAAGGTGGTCTGGACCGAAAAGGGCCGGGACACCTACCTGCTCGTCAAGGACGGCGTGGAGGTCTGGGTGAACCTCGGGGCCGAATTCACCGGCAAGTACTTTCTGACCATCGTCCAGAAGCAGGCCATGGTACAGGACATCGTGGCCGACGCGGCTGCGCTGGCCCAGGGGTTGGCCGCCGATGGGCATATGGCGGTGGAGGGGATCTATTTCGACACCGGCAAGGCGGTGATCAAACCCGAGTCGGCGCAGGCCATCGGCGAGATCGCCGGTCTGCTGAAGTCGGATCCGGCCCTCAAGGTGTTCGTGGTGGGGCACACCGACAACGTCAGCACAGTGGAAGTGAACCTGAAGCTGTCCCAGGACCGGGCCCAGGCGGTGCTGCAGGCGTTGGTGAGCCAGCACGGCATCGATCCCGCCCGGCTCCGGGCGCACGGCTGCGGCCCCTTCGCCCCCGTGGCCACCAACGCCACCGAGGCGGGCCGGGCCAAGAACCGGCGAGTGGAGCTGGTGAAACAGAACTGA
- a CDS encoding cysteine synthase family protein produces MDVLQTIGHTSLVRLRRIVPANGAALFAKLEWENPTGSMKDRMAQAVIACAEADGRLAPGGTVVEYTGGSTGTSLALVCAARGYRIRIVTSDAFSAEKRDHMAALGAELTLVPSEGGLTTKQLILDMIEAARQISREPGTFWTDQLNNHDAIAGYHPLGEEIWVQTEGRIDAFVHSVGTAASLRGVAAVLKRRHPGVRIVAVEPAESSVLLGGAPGPHKIEGVGIGYVPPLWEPALVDEIIAVPTEDAKAMARRLAKEEALFAGTSSGANVIAALQVAERLGPQARVATLLCDSGLKYLSTDVYRRR; encoded by the coding sequence ATGGACGTGCTCCAGACCATCGGCCACACTTCGCTGGTCCGGCTGCGCCGGATCGTCCCCGCCAACGGCGCGGCCCTGTTCGCCAAGCTCGAGTGGGAGAACCCCACCGGCAGCATGAAGGATCGGATGGCGCAGGCGGTCATCGCCTGCGCCGAGGCGGACGGCCGCCTCGCGCCCGGCGGCACCGTGGTCGAGTACACGGGCGGCTCCACCGGGACGTCGCTGGCGCTGGTGTGCGCCGCCCGGGGGTACCGCATCCGGATTGTCACCTCCGACGCGTTCAGCGCCGAGAAGCGCGACCACATGGCGGCGCTCGGCGCCGAGCTGACGCTCGTCCCCAGCGAGGGCGGGCTCACCACCAAGCAGTTGATCCTCGATATGATCGAAGCCGCCCGCCAAATCAGCCGGGAGCCCGGCACGTTCTGGACCGACCAGCTCAACAACCACGATGCCATCGCGGGGTACCACCCGCTGGGCGAGGAGATCTGGGTGCAGACCGAGGGCCGGATCGACGCCTTCGTGCACAGCGTGGGCACGGCGGCCTCGCTGCGCGGAGTCGCCGCCGTGTTGAAGCGCCGCCACCCGGGCGTCCGGATCGTCGCCGTGGAGCCGGCCGAATCGTCGGTGCTGCTGGGCGGCGCGCCGGGGCCCCACAAGATCGAGGGGGTCGGGATCGGCTACGTGCCGCCGCTCTGGGAGCCGGCGCTCGTGGACGAGATCATCGCCGTGCCGACCGAGGATGCGAAGGCGATGGCCCGCCGCCTGGCGAAGGAGGAGGCCCTCTTTGCGGGGACGTCGTCCGGCGCCAACGTCATCGCCGCGCTCCAGGTGGCCGAGCGGCTGGGTCCGCAGGCCCGCGTGGCGACGCTCCTGTGCGACTCCGGCCTCAAGTACCTGAGCACCGACGTGTACCGCCGCCGCTAG
- a CDS encoding ABC transporter ATP-binding protein, which translates to MRILWRYLRPHRGLLALILLLAAIAQVLALVDPLIFGRILDDYVLHPGGRSEAELVRGALGWLALAAAIALAARAATAAQEYLLRLVVGRAGTEMFNDGLKQTLRLSFVELEARSSGETMGLLQKVRTDTERFLDAAVTILYSAAVGIGFIVWYGVTRNWLLIPVFGIGVALMAGFTGLLSHRIRTVQRTIVRESARQSGQITESLRNIELVKSLGLTWPEIRRLQVLTRRIFDLEMDKVRKIRGLAFLQGSLINLLRQSILFILLWLIFRRALSAGELVSFQLILNTIFGPLHQLGRVILSYRESEASLQAFDRLMQTPIEKRPDDPVEIGAIERLRFDDVVFRYRGAADNAIDHISFEARLGDTIAFAGPSGCGKTTLVKLLLGLYAPNGGVVSVDGVPITELRYNRVRRQIGFVAQDAQLFSGTIRENLQLVKPEATDAEMLDVLRRASAGLLLARSDQGLDTRLGEGGLRASGGERQRLAIARALLRAPRLFIFDEATSSLDSLTEGEITDALREISHSRQHMVILIAHRLSTIAHADAIHVLDWGRIVETGRHNELIHAGGLYAAMWRQQVLERRPPSVPPACGPSEPVP; encoded by the coding sequence ATGCGAATTCTCTGGCGCTACCTCCGGCCGCACCGCGGGCTCCTTGCGCTGATCCTGCTGCTGGCCGCCATCGCCCAGGTGCTGGCGCTCGTCGATCCGCTGATTTTCGGCCGGATCCTGGACGACTATGTGCTCCATCCCGGCGGGCGTTCGGAAGCGGAACTCGTCCGCGGGGCGCTGGGCTGGCTGGCCCTGGCGGCGGCCATCGCCCTGGCCGCCCGCGCCGCCACCGCCGCCCAGGAGTACCTGCTGCGGCTCGTGGTGGGCCGGGCCGGAACGGAGATGTTCAACGACGGCCTCAAACAGACGCTGCGGCTGTCGTTCGTGGAGCTCGAGGCGCGCAGCAGCGGCGAGACGATGGGCCTGCTGCAGAAGGTGCGCACCGACACCGAGCGCTTCCTGGACGCGGCCGTCACCATCCTCTACTCCGCCGCCGTGGGCATCGGCTTCATCGTCTGGTACGGCGTGACCAGGAACTGGCTGCTGATCCCGGTGTTCGGGATCGGCGTCGCGCTCATGGCCGGGTTCACCGGCCTGCTCAGCCACCGGATCCGGACCGTCCAGCGCACCATCGTCCGCGAGAGCGCGCGCCAGTCCGGCCAGATCACGGAGTCGCTCCGCAACATCGAGCTGGTCAAGAGCCTGGGGCTCACCTGGCCGGAAATCCGCCGCCTGCAGGTCCTCACCCGGCGGATCTTCGACCTCGAGATGGACAAGGTCCGCAAGATCCGCGGCCTGGCCTTCCTGCAGGGCTCGCTCATCAATCTGCTGCGGCAGTCGATCCTGTTCATCCTGCTCTGGCTCATCTTCCGCCGGGCCCTGTCGGCCGGCGAGCTGGTCTCGTTCCAGCTCATCCTCAACACGATCTTCGGACCGCTCCATCAGCTCGGCCGGGTGATCCTGAGCTACCGCGAATCCGAGGCCTCGCTGCAGGCGTTCGACCGGCTCATGCAGACGCCCATCGAAAAACGGCCGGATGATCCCGTCGAGATCGGCGCGATCGAGCGGCTGCGGTTCGACGACGTGGTCTTCCGGTACCGGGGGGCGGCCGACAACGCCATCGACCACATCTCGTTCGAGGCGCGGCTCGGCGACACCATCGCCTTCGCCGGCCCTTCGGGTTGCGGCAAGACCACGCTGGTCAAGCTGCTGCTCGGACTCTACGCCCCGAACGGCGGCGTCGTGTCGGTGGACGGGGTCCCCATCACCGAGCTGCGCTACAACCGCGTCCGCCGCCAGATCGGCTTCGTCGCCCAGGACGCCCAGCTCTTTTCGGGCACCATCCGGGAAAACCTGCAACTGGTGAAGCCGGAGGCCACCGACGCCGAGATGCTCGACGTGCTGCGCCGCGCCTCGGCGGGCCTGTTGCTGGCGCGGTCGGACCAGGGGCTCGACACGCGCCTGGGCGAGGGCGGGCTGCGGGCCTCCGGCGGCGAACGGCAGCGCCTCGCCATCGCCCGCGCGCTGCTGCGCGCGCCCCGGCTGTTCATTTTCGACGAAGCCACCTCGTCGCTGGACTCGCTCACCGAGGGGGAGATCACCGACGCCCTGCGCGAGATCTCGCACAGCCGGCAGCACATGGTGATCCTGATCGCGCACCGGTTGAGCACCATCGCCCACGCCGACGCCATCCACGTGCTGGACTGGGGCCGCATCGTCGAAACCGGCCGCCACAACGAGTTGATCCACGCCGGCGGCCTCTACGCGGCCATGTGGCGCCAGCAGGTTCTCGAGCGTCGGCCGCCATCCGTGCCGCCGGCCTGCGGGCCGTCAGAACCGGTGCCGTGA
- a CDS encoding M48 family metalloprotease, with protein MRRSIVWRTAAVVVAATLVIWSMSCAKNPVTGKRELMLISTADEIALGKQLDPEILQTYGKYSNPELDAYVAALGHKLGALSHRPDLTYTVQVVDSDVVNAFAVPGGYVYLTRGMLSYLNDEAELAGVMSHEIGHIAARHSVRQYSQAQLAMLGLGVGSMFSETFQKYAGIAQLGLSMLFLKFSRDDERQADALGVEYASRAGFDANHMANMFVTLERLNPGSDRSGLPGWFSTHPNPPDRIAAIQRDAQVWRDKLAGTAFVTNRDGYLGRLEGLVFGEDPRQGYVEGQTFYHPQLAFQFPVPSGWKVNNTAAQVQLYAAQQDAVILFSMASGASPAAAAETFRQESRANVLQSESARINGLLAQRLVSDVALEQGNIRVASSFIQKDKYIYVFHSYTDPSLFDRYFSVFKQTMAGFNNLTDPTKLNVKPNQLTLRKTATAGTARQAFQQWGVAADKLEAAAILNGVQLDDALPAGTLLKVVVK; from the coding sequence ATGCGTCGTTCCATCGTTTGGCGGACCGCCGCCGTGGTCGTGGCGGCCACCCTGGTGATCTGGAGCATGTCCTGCGCGAAGAATCCGGTCACGGGCAAACGGGAGCTGATGCTCATCTCCACCGCCGACGAGATCGCCCTGGGCAAGCAGCTCGATCCCGAGATCCTGCAAACGTACGGCAAGTACAGCAACCCGGAACTCGACGCCTACGTGGCCGCGCTGGGCCACAAGCTCGGCGCGCTGAGCCACCGGCCGGACCTGACCTACACCGTTCAGGTGGTGGACAGCGACGTCGTGAACGCCTTCGCGGTCCCCGGCGGGTACGTGTACCTGACCCGGGGAATGCTCTCCTACCTCAACGACGAGGCGGAGCTGGCCGGCGTCATGTCACACGAGATCGGCCACATCGCGGCGCGCCACAGCGTGCGCCAATACAGCCAGGCGCAACTGGCCATGCTGGGGCTGGGCGTGGGCAGCATGTTCTCCGAAACGTTCCAGAAGTACGCCGGCATAGCCCAACTGGGCTTGAGCATGCTGTTCCTGAAGTTCAGCCGCGACGACGAGCGCCAGGCCGACGCCCTGGGCGTCGAGTACGCCTCCCGGGCCGGGTTCGACGCCAACCACATGGCCAACATGTTCGTCACGCTGGAGCGGCTCAACCCGGGCTCCGACCGCAGCGGCCTGCCCGGCTGGTTCTCCACCCACCCCAATCCCCCGGACCGGATCGCGGCCATCCAGCGCGACGCCCAGGTCTGGCGAGACAAGCTGGCGGGCACCGCCTTCGTCACCAACCGCGACGGGTACCTCGGCCGCCTCGAGGGACTCGTCTTCGGCGAAGACCCCCGCCAGGGCTACGTGGAGGGGCAGACCTTTTACCATCCCCAGCTCGCGTTCCAGTTCCCGGTGCCGTCGGGCTGGAAGGTGAACAACACCGCGGCCCAGGTGCAGCTCTATGCCGCGCAGCAGGACGCGGTGATCCTGTTTTCCATGGCCTCCGGCGCCTCGCCGGCGGCGGCAGCGGAGACGTTCCGCCAGGAGAGCCGGGCCAACGTCCTCCAGTCGGAATCCGCCCGGATCAACGGGCTGCTGGCCCAGCGGCTGGTCTCCGACGTCGCGCTGGAGCAGGGGAACATCCGCGTCGCGTCGTCCTTCATCCAGAAGGACAAGTACATCTACGTGTTCCACAGCTACACCGACCCGTCGCTGTTCGACCGCTACTTTTCCGTGTTCAAGCAGACCATGGCCGGCTTCAACAACCTGACGGATCCGACGAAGCTCAACGTCAAGCCGAACCAGCTGACGCTCCGAAAAACCGCCACCGCCGGCACCGCCCGCCAGGCGTTCCAGCAGTGGGGCGTGGCCGCGGACAAGCTCGAGGCGGCGGCGATCCTCAACGGC